The genomic region GAAGTTCAATAATACGATGAATCACCTCAAGTAAATCAGCTAACTCTTCAGGCGACTTACTCTGGAGATACTCATCAACTTCCTCCCCTAGTTTTTTCTCCATCTCTAACAGAAACGCGTCATTTGGAAGAATCTCAACAGTACAGTTCGCACCGGATTCTCTGATTATTTCAGGAATACTGTCTCTAAT from Candidatus Bathyarchaeota archaeon harbors:
- a CDS encoding nucleoside triphosphate pyrophosphohydrolase, coding for IRDSIPEIIRESGANCTVEILPNDAFLLEMEKKLGEEVDEYLQSKSPEELADLLEVIHRIIELRGITMEELEIMRLDKSEKRGGFTKNLYLVETTL